A window of Babylonia areolata isolate BAREFJ2019XMU chromosome 2, ASM4173473v1, whole genome shotgun sequence contains these coding sequences:
- the LOC143279472 gene encoding uncharacterized protein LOC143279472: MFHGKLVSVLLCLTAVLVVLDTVKASWSHDTTTMAANASDFNETDCLCDCEDLEPLLNTSLKAPTTMEEATEAASKLVTELELDRSNLSATTRKKNSAPDHRPSAQGLGVVGVLVIVFVIGSIVALDFTVLAGDLKYAFRRLCGHPHQGGPPYRCRAHRSRNRRGMRRGPTTTRNFYRSFPAREDALRVHRGAVGGGGGGGGGEMNLAVSTGLQARRVSSQAASDAQRSRRREFLQMHDVAVDGGGEGNWASVMQAEVSS, from the exons CAGTCCTTGTAGTGTTGGACACAGTGAAAGCCAGCTGGTCCCATGACACCACCACAATGGCCGCCAACGCCAGTGATTTCAACGAAACCGATTGTCTCTGCGACTGCGAGGATCTGGAGCCTCTTCTGAATAC CTCACTCAAAGCCCCGACCACCATGGAGGAAGCCACAGAGGCGGCCAGCAAGCTGGTGACGGAGCTGGAGCTGGACAGATCCAACCTGTCGGCCACCACCAGGAAGAAGAACAGCGCCCCGGACCACAGACCCTCCGCCCAGGGCCTCGGGGTCGTCGGCGTcctcgtcatcgtcttcgtcatcggGTCCATCGTCGCCTTGGATTTCACGGTCCTGGCCGGGGACCTCAAATACGCCTTCAGGCGCCTGTGCGGGCACCCTCACCAGGGGGGTCCGCCCTACAGGTGCCGAGCTCACCGCAGCAGGAACCGACGAGGGATGAGGCGAGGGCCGACCACCACCAGGAACTTCTACCGCTCCTTCCCTGCCAGAGAAGATGCTCTGCGTGTTCACCGGggggctgtgggtggtggtggtggaggaggaggaggggagatgaACTTGGCGGTTTCTACAGGGCTGCAGGCAAGGAGAGTCAGTTCCCAGGCCGCCTCCGACGCACAGAGGAGTCGGCGGCGCGAGTTTTTGCAGATGCATGACGTGgcggtggatggtgggggtgaggggaactgGGCGTCCGTGATGCAGGCGGAAGTCAGTTCTTAG